The Desulfuromonas versatilis genome has a segment encoding these proteins:
- a CDS encoding DUF748 domain-containing protein produces MKKFGKIFGLIAALLVVLAIAAAVLAKFLITPERVRDAVLPLAQKALQREVQLGEIEVSLFSGINLKNLVIQERDGSEPFVAADQVVLRYQLWPLLFGQVVIDEVRLVAPKIRVARLADKSFNFSDLAGAGAQEEGKAEAPPADADKAATPINLLVSQVGIDNGELMFLDYGINAQAPYRYKLSELQVSARDISLEKSFPFSVKSRLNGSTLAIDGEASIKEQGGRAKVQVTNFDVTAFAPYFREQLPGKLGSLKVDLDLEAQAGAGSVASNGKILLRDIDLVLEAMQDAPIRDTRLGLEYRIRTDLAASRLDIETAKVDLNGIKADLAGKVENLKAKPLLDVTLAIPDLDLRSALAAVPKELVQGAAGLNPSGKLNARIHLAGTTDAPLKLLQEGQLTLDGVQVTAGGERPSLSGVFSLKGDSVASDNLQLKLGDNQANIGLKAGNLFGKPIVISSAVTSERFLIDPLLKGAAAPAVAGEEAKPAPAAKGAPASEIGPFDLPLKADGTVKIKQALYQGLSIDNFDMAYRLIDNVLTIDKMTGNVAGGTFSETATVDLRKKGLAYKTNLNVQGVKAEPVVAVFMPKASGTVFGTLNINGEFSGTGTLPDAIKRSLGGNGKLVLADGKLTGSNLVQGFSQFLNLEELRDLQFSQAKGSFTVENGRVKLSSDFSGKDLRMAPQGSVGLDGSLDVRLDARISPALTDKLDKKGKFTQFLKDQEGWGQVPVLVTGTAARPSFALDTSAIKGQVEQKVKQEVQKKLQEKVLDKLAPAEGEPGKEEPAKQLLRDTLKGILGN; encoded by the coding sequence ATGAAAAAGTTCGGAAAGATTTTTGGCCTGATAGCTGCGTTGCTGGTCGTCCTGGCCATCGCGGCGGCCGTTTTGGCCAAATTCCTGATTACCCCGGAGCGGGTCCGCGATGCCGTGTTGCCCCTGGCCCAGAAAGCGCTGCAGCGCGAGGTGCAGCTCGGGGAGATCGAGGTCAGCCTGTTCTCGGGGATCAACCTGAAAAACCTCGTCATCCAGGAGCGCGACGGCAGCGAGCCATTTGTCGCCGCCGACCAGGTGGTCTTGCGTTACCAGCTCTGGCCCCTGCTTTTCGGCCAGGTGGTGATCGACGAGGTCCGCCTGGTGGCGCCGAAGATCCGCGTGGCCCGGCTCGCAGACAAGAGCTTCAACTTCAGCGACCTGGCCGGGGCAGGGGCGCAGGAGGAGGGTAAGGCCGAGGCGCCGCCGGCTGATGCGGACAAGGCCGCCACTCCCATCAACCTGCTGGTGTCCCAGGTCGGGATCGACAACGGCGAACTGATGTTTCTGGACTATGGCATCAATGCCCAGGCGCCCTACCGCTACAAGCTCTCCGAACTGCAGGTGAGCGCGCGGGACATCTCCCTGGAGAAGAGCTTTCCCTTCAGCGTCAAGTCCCGCCTCAACGGGTCGACCCTGGCCATTGACGGTGAGGCCAGCATCAAGGAACAGGGCGGCCGAGCCAAGGTGCAGGTTACCAATTTCGATGTCACCGCTTTTGCCCCTTATTTTCGCGAGCAGTTGCCCGGCAAGCTCGGCTCGCTGAAGGTGGATCTCGACCTCGAGGCCCAGGCCGGAGCCGGCTCGGTAGCCTCGAACGGCAAGATTCTGCTGCGCGACATCGACCTGGTGCTCGAGGCCATGCAGGATGCTCCCATCAGGGATACCCGGCTGGGGCTGGAGTACCGGATCAGGACCGACCTGGCGGCTTCGCGCCTGGATATAGAGACGGCCAAGGTCGATCTCAACGGCATCAAGGCGGATCTCGCCGGCAAGGTGGAGAATCTCAAGGCCAAGCCTCTGCTCGATGTTACCCTGGCCATCCCCGACCTCGATCTGCGCAGTGCGCTTGCCGCAGTGCCCAAGGAACTGGTCCAGGGCGCTGCGGGATTGAACCCCTCCGGAAAGCTCAATGCCAGGATACACCTTGCCGGGACGACCGACGCTCCCCTGAAGCTGTTGCAGGAGGGCCAACTCACCCTCGACGGGGTGCAGGTGACCGCCGGGGGGGAGCGACCGTCGCTGAGCGGTGTGTTTTCTCTCAAGGGGGACTCGGTCGCCTCTGACAACCTGCAGCTCAAGCTTGGCGACAACCAGGCCAACATCGGCCTGAAGGCCGGCAACCTTTTCGGCAAGCCGATCGTGATCAGCAGCGCGGTTACCTCAGAGCGCTTCCTGATCGATCCCCTGCTCAAAGGCGCCGCCGCTCCCGCAGTGGCCGGCGAGGAGGCAAAACCGGCTCCTGCGGCCAAGGGCGCTCCGGCGAGTGAAATCGGACCCTTCGATCTGCCCCTCAAGGCCGACGGGACGGTGAAAATCAAGCAGGCTCTCTACCAGGGGCTCAGCATCGATAATTTCGATATGGCCTACCGACTGATCGACAACGTGCTGACCATCGATAAGATGACCGGCAATGTGGCGGGTGGAACCTTCAGTGAAACCGCTACCGTCGACCTGCGCAAAAAGGGCCTGGCTTACAAAACCAACCTGAACGTCCAGGGGGTCAAGGCCGAACCGGTAGTGGCTGTTTTTATGCCCAAGGCCTCCGGTACCGTGTTCGGCACCCTCAATATCAACGGGGAGTTCAGTGGCACGGGGACCCTGCCGGATGCGATCAAGCGCAGCCTCGGCGGAAACGGCAAGCTGGTGCTGGCCGACGGCAAACTTACCGGCTCTAACCTGGTGCAGGGGTTCTCCCAGTTCCTGAACCTGGAAGAGCTGCGCGACCTGCAGTTCAGCCAGGCCAAGGGCAGCTTCACCGTGGAGAACGGGCGGGTCAAACTCTCCAGCGACTTCAGCGGCAAGGACCTGCGGATGGCGCCGCAGGGGAGCGTCGGGCTCGACGGGTCCCTCGATGTGCGACTCGACGCCCGCATTTCCCCGGCGTTGACCGATAAATTGGACAAAAAGGGGAAATTCACCCAGTTCCTCAAGGATCAGGAGGGTTGGGGTCAGGTGCCGGTGCTGGTGACAGGTACCGCTGCCAGGCCGAGCTTCGCGCTGGACACCTCGGCGATCAAGGGACAGGTGGAACAGAAGGTCAAGCAGGAGGTGCAGAAAAAACTCCAGGAAAAGGTGCTCGACAAACTCGCGCCTGCCGAGGGCGAACCCGGCAAGGAGGAGCCGGCGAAGCAATTGTTGCGTGACACTCTTAAAGGGATCCTGGGCAATTGA